In Reichenbachiella agarivorans, one genomic interval encodes:
- a CDS encoding pseudouridine synthase, translating into MMEEKCFTYFQESIDSYSLPARFTYPFYYEPHPLCLLAVKELQQHLQTQTEWTHEFGIEGHVEGINIGKMFGVLLVQNQRGEIGYLSAFSGKLAGSNHHAKFVPPVVDILLEESFFRKEEKVIMAINQQIDTIQKSETYLACRKRWEDENKLAVQEIESLREKVREAKAHRKMRRQQGEQELSPADFEALLGQLGRESVQGHFELKDLNRNWKLRLSARQEELEVFESQIKQLKEKRRSKSGALQQKIFDQYQFLNREGKSKSLHSIFENTTLKVPPSGAGECAAPKMLQYAFKHGMKPLALAEFWWGQSPNSEIRKHGYFYPCCKGKCEPILSHMLAGMEMDESPILSVSTTEKTIETIYEDEEMLVINKPADFLSVPGRSTADSVYARMMNRYPHATGPVMVHRLDRATSGLMLIAKTKDTHKALQDQFLTNGIKKRYVALLKGLVTGDEGTIDLPLRVDLDDRPRQLVCYEYGKPALTKWKVISRENNQTRIHFYPITGRTHQLRMHAAHADGLNHPIVGDELYGKKSDRLYLHAEAVEFIHPVLQQRMSFEVPAEF; encoded by the coding sequence ATGATGGAAGAAAAATGTTTTACCTACTTTCAGGAGTCAATCGATTCTTATTCATTGCCTGCTCGCTTCACCTACCCATTTTACTACGAGCCTCATCCTTTGTGCTTGTTGGCGGTAAAGGAACTGCAGCAACATCTACAAACCCAAACTGAGTGGACGCATGAGTTCGGTATAGAAGGTCATGTCGAGGGCATCAATATTGGGAAGATGTTTGGCGTGCTCTTGGTGCAAAACCAAAGAGGTGAGATAGGGTATTTGTCTGCCTTTTCTGGGAAGTTGGCTGGGAGTAATCATCATGCTAAGTTTGTGCCACCAGTGGTTGATATTCTGCTCGAAGAGAGTTTTTTCCGCAAGGAGGAAAAAGTCATCATGGCCATTAATCAGCAAATTGATACCATCCAAAAATCCGAAACCTATCTCGCATGCAGGAAACGATGGGAGGATGAAAATAAACTGGCAGTTCAAGAGATAGAATCACTGCGAGAAAAAGTCAGGGAAGCCAAGGCTCATCGCAAGATGCGCAGACAGCAAGGTGAACAAGAGCTGTCTCCTGCTGATTTTGAAGCCCTGCTAGGGCAATTAGGAAGAGAAAGTGTCCAAGGTCATTTTGAACTCAAAGACCTGAATCGAAATTGGAAACTCAGGTTGTCTGCTCGACAGGAGGAACTAGAAGTGTTTGAATCCCAAATCAAGCAGCTCAAAGAAAAGCGCCGTAGCAAATCTGGTGCGCTGCAGCAAAAGATATTTGATCAATACCAGTTTTTGAATCGAGAGGGAAAATCCAAAAGCCTCCATTCGATTTTTGAAAACACCACGCTCAAAGTGCCTCCTTCGGGGGCAGGCGAATGTGCTGCTCCTAAGATGCTGCAATATGCATTCAAGCACGGCATGAAACCATTGGCTTTGGCGGAGTTCTGGTGGGGACAGTCTCCCAATTCGGAGATCAGAAAGCACGGTTATTTTTATCCCTGTTGCAAAGGGAAGTGTGAACCTATATTGTCACACATGCTGGCAGGGATGGAGATGGACGAAAGCCCTATTCTATCTGTTTCTACGACCGAAAAGACCATCGAGACCATTTATGAAGATGAGGAGATGCTCGTCATCAACAAGCCAGCTGATTTTCTTTCTGTGCCAGGTAGGTCCACGGCTGATTCGGTGTATGCTCGGATGATGAATCGATATCCACATGCTACAGGGCCAGTGATGGTGCACCGTCTGGATAGAGCGACATCTGGATTGATGCTGATCGCCAAAACGAAGGATACACACAAGGCACTACAAGATCAATTCTTGACCAATGGGATTAAGAAAAGATATGTGGCATTGCTCAAGGGGTTGGTGACTGGAGATGAAGGAACAATTGATTTGCCACTCAGGGTAGATTTGGATGATCGCCCTAGACAGCTGGTGTGCTATGAATATGGCAAACCTGCTTTGACTAAATGGAAGGTGATTTCACGTGAGAATAACCAAACGCGGATTCATTTCTATCCTATTACTGGACGTACCCATCAACTCCGGATGCATGCTGCACATGCTGATGGATTGAATCATCCTATAGTCGGGGATGAACTCTATGGTAAGAAATCAGATAGGCTGTATTTGCATGCAGAGGCTGTGGAGTTTATACATCCCGTTTTGCAGCAACGGATGAGTTTTGAGGTGCCTGCTGAGTTTTGA
- a CDS encoding CsbD family protein: MNELQIKGNWNQIKGKIKQKYGELTENDLTYIEGQEDELLGRIQEKTGKSKEFLMKEINNM; the protein is encoded by the coding sequence ATGAACGAGCTACAAATCAAAGGAAACTGGAATCAGATTAAAGGAAAGATCAAACAAAAATACGGAGAACTCACTGAGAATGATCTGACTTATATCGAAGGACAGGAAGACGAACTGTTAGGAAGAATCCAAGAAAAGACAGGTAAGTCCAAAGAATTCTTGATGAAAGAAATCAATAATATGTAA
- the surE gene encoding 5'/3'-nucleotidase SurE, with product MSKPLILISNDDGITSTGIRKLVELMATLGEVVVVAPDKPQSGMGHAITVGDTLRLVKSDLFGKDILAYECSGTPADCIKLAKREVLKDRQVDLVVSGINHGSNTSISVLYSGTMSAAIEGAIEGGPAIGFSLCDFSADADFSHVDRFVLEITNNVLSHGLPKGIALNVNIPTKQNEAIKGIKICRQANARWEEEFDKRIDPHGRNYYWMVGNFVNHDKGEDNDEWAISDNYVSVVPCQFDLTGYHAITLLNEKWDI from the coding sequence ATGTCCAAGCCTTTGATCTTAATTTCCAACGATGATGGTATCACTTCTACAGGAATTCGAAAATTGGTAGAGTTGATGGCTACCTTAGGTGAGGTCGTGGTAGTCGCACCAGACAAGCCTCAGTCAGGCATGGGGCATGCGATTACTGTCGGAGATACATTGCGATTGGTGAAGTCTGATTTGTTTGGAAAGGACATCTTGGCCTATGAATGCTCTGGGACACCAGCAGATTGTATCAAATTGGCCAAAAGGGAAGTGCTCAAGGACAGACAAGTGGATTTGGTGGTAAGTGGAATCAATCATGGGTCTAACACCAGTATCAGTGTGCTGTACTCAGGTACTATGTCGGCTGCCATCGAGGGTGCGATCGAAGGAGGGCCAGCCATTGGTTTTTCACTTTGTGATTTTAGCGCCGATGCAGATTTTTCACACGTGGATAGATTCGTGCTAGAGATCACCAACAATGTATTGAGCCACGGCCTCCCAAAGGGTATTGCGCTCAATGTGAATATCCCAACCAAGCAAAATGAAGCCATCAAAGGCATCAAGATTTGTCGCCAGGCAAACGCACGCTGGGAGGAGGAGTTTGACAAGAGAATTGACCCACATGGCAGAAATTACTACTGGATGGTTGGTAATTTTGTTAATCACGACAAAGGAGAAGATAATGACGAATGGGCCATATCGGACAATTATGTATCAGTAGTACCTTGTCAGTTTGATCTCACAGGTTATCATGCCATTACCTTGCTCAATGAGAAGTGGGACATATAA
- the rpsF gene encoding 30S ribosomal protein S6 yields MKNYETVFILTPVLSDDQMKDAVGKFKKVLVDNGAKIVNEENWGLKKLAYPIQHKSTGFYQLFEFQGEPTIVDALEIEYRRDEKIMRFLTTALDKHAVAYNEKRKGGAFNKKKEEAAS; encoded by the coding sequence ATGAAGAATTACGAGACGGTATTCATTTTAACTCCCGTTTTGTCTGATGATCAGATGAAGGATGCTGTCGGAAAGTTTAAAAAGGTTCTTGTGGACAATGGCGCGAAAATCGTCAACGAAGAGAACTGGGGCTTGAAAAAGTTAGCTTATCCGATTCAGCACAAATCAACAGGATTTTATCAATTATTCGAATTCCAAGGTGAGCCTACTATCGTAGATGCTTTGGAGATCGAGTACAGACGAGATGAGAAAATCATGAGATTTTTAACTACTGCTTTGGACAAACACGCTGTAGCATACAACGAGAAGAGAAAAGGCGGAGCATTTAACAAAAAGAAGGAGGAAGCTGCATCATGA
- the rpsR gene encoding 30S ribosomal protein S18: MTLVNEPMNRTDRKKKYCRFKKNGIKYIDYKDANFLLKFVNEQGKILPRRLTGTSQKFQGKVSQAVKRARHIALLPYVTDSLK; this comes from the coding sequence ATGACATTAGTTAACGAACCAATGAACAGAACTGACAGGAAGAAAAAGTACTGCAGATTCAAGAAAAACGGTATCAAGTATATCGATTACAAAGACGCTAACTTCCTTTTGAAGTTCGTCAACGAGCAAGGAAAAATTTTGCCAAGAAGATTGACTGGTACGAGTCAAAAATTCCAAGGTAAAGTTTCTCAAGCGGTTAAAAGAGCAAGACACATTGCGTTGTTGCCATACGTTACTGATTCATTAAAATAA
- the rplI gene encoding 50S ribosomal protein L9, producing MEVILKEDIKGLGYKNDIVAVKPGYGRNYLIPQGFAIIGSPSNKKMITENVRQAAHKAEKVKQDAEDLAKAIGDTIIEIKTKAGESGKIFGAITALQVSDALAVKGFAVDRKKIGFDTSIKNVGEYKLVLDLHKEVKHEVTVSVVAE from the coding sequence ATGGAAGTAATATTGAAAGAAGATATCAAGGGCCTTGGTTATAAAAACGATATAGTAGCAGTAAAGCCTGGATATGGTAGAAACTACCTAATCCCTCAAGGATTTGCTATCATCGGTAGCCCTTCAAATAAGAAGATGATCACTGAAAACGTTCGTCAGGCTGCTCACAAAGCAGAAAAAGTGAAGCAAGATGCTGAAGATTTGGCGAAAGCAATTGGTGATACTATCATAGAAATCAAAACCAAAGCTGGCGAAAGTGGTAAAATATTTGGTGCCATCACTGCACTTCAAGTATCGGATGCTTTAGCTGTGAAAGGTTTCGCGGTAGATCGTAAGAAAATTGGATTCGATACTTCTATTAAGAATGTAGGCGAGTACAAACTAGTACTAGATTTGCACAAAGAAGTGAAGCATGAAGTTACTGTAAGTGTAGTAGCTGAATAA
- a CDS encoding GSCFA domain-containing protein, protein MQAYKTDIRLKTFPSQIKHGQKILTLGSCFAQEMGERLTVNKFDVLVNPYGVIFNPLSIFHALKDSMVHPDGYVVRDGMTCHFDYHFDLRAESRDTLQTMIQNRNEQVQTRLKEADWLVLTFGSAHVYELKSTGQVVANCHKVSQANFDKRLLGLPEMKAAFDSLLQSLRVINPTLKIVLTVSPVRHIKDGMEEDQLSKSLLRVFCATLIKDSSIYYFPSYEIMMDDLRDYRFYKEDLIHPNKQAEDYIWNCFRQVAFNAETQNLIQKWQNVLMAMQHRPFNPSSTEYQLFLQSAMKKLEELSGDLDIAQEKVWFMKQLSQE, encoded by the coding sequence ATGCAAGCATATAAAACAGACATAAGACTCAAAACCTTTCCTTCTCAGATAAAGCATGGTCAGAAAATATTGACCCTTGGTTCTTGCTTTGCCCAAGAAATGGGAGAAAGATTGACTGTCAATAAATTTGATGTCTTGGTCAATCCCTATGGTGTGATTTTCAATCCACTGTCTATTTTTCATGCACTAAAGGACTCAATGGTACATCCTGATGGCTATGTTGTACGTGATGGGATGACCTGTCACTTTGATTATCATTTTGATCTTAGAGCGGAGAGTAGAGATACGTTGCAAACTATGATTCAAAACCGAAATGAGCAGGTTCAAACTAGACTCAAAGAAGCTGACTGGTTGGTGCTGACTTTTGGGAGTGCACATGTTTATGAACTTAAATCCACAGGACAGGTAGTAGCCAATTGCCACAAAGTTTCACAAGCCAACTTTGACAAGCGTCTGTTGGGACTGCCCGAAATGAAAGCTGCATTTGATTCTTTGCTTCAATCATTGAGAGTGATCAATCCAACCTTGAAAATTGTCTTGACAGTAAGTCCAGTACGTCATATCAAGGATGGGATGGAAGAAGATCAACTAAGCAAATCATTGCTCAGGGTGTTTTGTGCTACTTTGATTAAAGATTCGTCGATTTATTATTTTCCGTCATATGAAATCATGATGGATGATTTGCGTGACTATCGGTTTTATAAAGAGGATTTGATACACCCCAACAAACAGGCAGAAGATTACATTTGGAACTGTTTTCGGCAGGTTGCCTTCAATGCAGAAACCCAGAATCTGATCCAAAAATGGCAAAATGTATTGATGGCCATGCAGCATAGACCATTTAATCCTAGCTCCACTGAATACCAACTTTTTTTGCAATCTGCCATGAAAAAACTGGAGGAGTTGTCAGGAGATTTGGATATAGCACAAGAGAAGGTTTGGTTCATGAAACAATTGTCACAGGAATGA
- a CDS encoding GNAT family N-acetyltransferase, which produces MNVDVQYAKPEHAKYALAICELIESAAKARGTGIAKRDPLYIEKKINNGQAVIALTDKGDLAGFVYIETWQNKEYLANSGLVVHPDYRNLGLAKKIKLKVLKLSKEKYPDSKIFGITTSLAVLKINYELGYRPVTFSELTTDEEFWNGCRSCPNYDILERNSRKNCLCTGMLLHEASNKFVIKEKGIIAKRFQRLTNLKKKKK; this is translated from the coding sequence ATGAACGTTGATGTGCAGTATGCAAAGCCTGAGCACGCAAAGTATGCTCTAGCTATATGTGAGTTAATCGAGTCCGCAGCGAAGGCTAGAGGTACCGGTATTGCCAAAAGAGATCCTCTCTATATAGAAAAGAAGATCAACAATGGTCAAGCGGTAATCGCCTTGACTGACAAGGGAGACTTGGCCGGTTTTGTCTACATCGAAACTTGGCAAAATAAGGAGTATCTCGCCAACTCTGGGCTGGTAGTTCATCCGGACTATCGCAACCTTGGTTTGGCTAAAAAAATCAAATTGAAGGTATTGAAACTCTCGAAAGAGAAATATCCAGATAGCAAAATATTTGGCATTACGACGAGTTTGGCAGTACTTAAGATCAATTACGAGTTGGGCTATCGTCCAGTGACGTTTTCTGAACTGACCACTGACGAAGAGTTTTGGAATGGCTGTAGAAGCTGTCCCAATTACGATATTTTAGAAAGAAATTCTCGTAAGAATTGTCTTTGTACAGGTATGCTCCTTCACGAAGCATCCAATAAATTTGTAATCAAAGAAAAGGGAATCATCGCCAAGCGTTTTCAGCGTTTGACCAATTTAAAAAAGAAGAAGAAATAA
- the argG gene encoding argininosuccinate synthase, giving the protein MSKKKVVLAFSGGLDTTYCAFYLQEERNLDVYTALVNTGGFTPDQLVETEKKARSYGVVDHVNLEKTQDFYDECLRYLIYGNVLKNNTYPLSVSAERAFQALAIAKYAKSINADYIAHGSTGAGNDQVRFDLIFQIICPDVEIITPIRDNKLSRQAEIEYLKGKGVNLSWEKAKYSVNRGLWGTSVGGAETLTSHLTLPEEAYPSQVQKEGSEEVELTFEKGQLTAFNGKKMGAVQVIESLNAVASQYGIGRDVHVGDTIIGIKGRVGFEAAAPVVIIKAHHLLEKHNLTKWQQHWKEQLGNWYGMLLHEGQFLDPVMRDIEVFLENTQRNVTGTVKIKLAPYRFEVIGVQSDKDLMASDFGQYGEMNNGWSGEDVKGFTKILANQTKIYSSINND; this is encoded by the coding sequence ATGAGCAAGAAGAAAGTAGTATTGGCTTTTAGTGGCGGATTGGATACCACCTATTGTGCCTTTTATTTGCAAGAAGAACGAAATTTGGATGTTTATACTGCCTTGGTCAACACAGGGGGATTTACTCCAGATCAGTTGGTAGAGACAGAAAAGAAGGCCAGATCTTATGGTGTAGTAGATCATGTCAATTTGGAAAAGACGCAGGATTTTTACGATGAGTGTTTGAGATACCTTATCTATGGAAATGTCCTGAAAAACAATACTTATCCTCTTTCTGTGAGTGCAGAGAGAGCCTTTCAGGCTTTGGCGATTGCCAAATATGCCAAGTCAATCAATGCTGACTACATCGCTCATGGTAGTACAGGTGCTGGCAATGACCAGGTGAGATTTGATTTGATCTTTCAGATCATTTGCCCAGATGTGGAAATCATCACGCCGATCCGAGACAACAAGCTTTCGCGTCAAGCGGAAATAGAATACCTCAAAGGAAAGGGAGTCAATCTGTCATGGGAAAAGGCCAAATATTCTGTGAACAGAGGCCTGTGGGGTACCTCTGTAGGGGGGGCTGAGACCCTGACTTCACATCTCACTTTGCCAGAGGAGGCATATCCTAGCCAAGTACAAAAAGAAGGAAGCGAAGAAGTAGAATTGACTTTCGAAAAGGGGCAGTTGACAGCTTTCAACGGAAAGAAAATGGGAGCTGTACAAGTGATCGAGTCACTCAACGCTGTGGCATCTCAGTATGGTATAGGTCGAGATGTACATGTAGGAGATACGATCATTGGTATCAAGGGACGTGTAGGTTTTGAAGCTGCTGCACCAGTGGTGATCATCAAAGCACATCACTTGCTCGAAAAACACAATTTGACCAAATGGCAGCAGCACTGGAAGGAGCAGTTGGGCAATTGGTATGGAATGCTGTTGCATGAAGGACAGTTCTTGGATCCAGTGATGAGAGATATTGAGGTTTTTCTAGAAAACACGCAAAGAAACGTGACTGGAACGGTCAAAATCAAATTGGCTCCATATAGATTTGAAGTGATTGGGGTGCAGTCAGATAAGGATCTAATGGCTTCTGATTTTGGTCAGTATGGAGAAATGAACAATGGTTGGTCTGGAGAAGACGTGAAAGGATTCACTAAAATATTGGCCAATCAAACAAAAATCTATAGTTCGATAAATAATGATTAA
- the argC gene encoding N-acetyl-gamma-glutamyl-phosphate reductase: MIKVGIIGGAGYTAGELLRILVGHPETDIAFVHSTSNAGNPIHSVHKDLVGDIEGDFTDQLQFDVDVIFICSGHGHSRSFVESNDIPSHVKIIDLSNDYRLKDHADGFVYGLPELNLEAIKTANKIANPGCFATAIQLAILPLAAKGWLTEDVHVNAITGSTGAGQNPSATSHFSWRNNNISIYKAFSHQHLGEINQSIQQLQDGYAGDVKFIPVRGNFTKGIFASVYTHCTVDEKEVVAAYKEFYKDAKYVHVLDYAPDMKQVVNTNKCLIHVEKHGDTVLVTSCIDNLIKGASGQAVQNMNLMFGLDQKVGLQLKSLGF, translated from the coding sequence ATGATTAAAGTAGGAATAATAGGTGGAGCTGGTTACACAGCAGGAGAGTTGTTGAGGATTTTGGTAGGTCATCCTGAAACTGATATTGCTTTTGTACATAGCACTAGCAATGCAGGTAACCCGATTCATTCTGTTCACAAAGACTTGGTAGGCGATATAGAAGGTGATTTTACAGACCAGTTGCAGTTTGACGTGGATGTCATTTTTATCTGTTCTGGGCATGGTCATTCTAGGTCGTTCGTTGAGTCCAATGATATTCCATCTCATGTCAAAATTATAGATTTGAGCAATGACTACCGTCTAAAGGATCATGCTGATGGTTTTGTGTATGGCTTACCCGAGTTGAATCTGGAGGCCATTAAAACGGCTAATAAAATCGCGAATCCAGGATGTTTTGCGACAGCAATCCAATTGGCAATATTGCCCTTGGCTGCAAAGGGTTGGTTGACAGAGGATGTGCATGTCAATGCCATCACAGGGTCTACTGGTGCTGGACAAAATCCAAGTGCAACGAGCCATTTCAGTTGGAGAAACAACAATATTTCGATCTACAAGGCATTTTCTCATCAGCATTTGGGAGAGATCAATCAGTCTATTCAGCAATTGCAGGATGGGTATGCAGGAGATGTGAAATTCATCCCTGTGAGAGGTAACTTTACCAAAGGCATTTTCGCGAGTGTGTACACACATTGTACAGTTGACGAGAAGGAAGTGGTGGCAGCCTATAAGGAGTTTTATAAGGATGCTAAATATGTGCATGTCTTGGATTATGCACCTGATATGAAACAAGTGGTCAATACCAATAAATGTTTGATTCATGTTGAGAAGCATGGCGATACTGTGTTGGTGACATCATGCATAGACAATTTGATCAAAGGAGCGTCAGGTCAAGCGGTTCAGAATATGAACTTGATGTTTGGCTTGGATCAAAAAGTAGGATTGCAATTAAAAAGTTTAGGGTTCTAA
- the proC gene encoding pyrroline-5-carboxylate reductase: MKIALIGVGNLGLSIAKGLVDQTNFDVEQLVLTKRNVSNLDGWKKHPHVLVTPSNIDAVRASDIIILCVQPSQINTILNEIKDELDEKRHLLISTITGRKIQDIADVIGKKVAIIRSMPNTAISVRESMTCLSTNANGKAKIGLAEEIFNAMGETMVIDENKMQAATVVCASGIAFWMRLIRATTQGAIQLGFDAPDAKEMATQACLGAATLLLESGNHPEEEIDRVTTPMGCTISGLNEMEHEGMSSALIKGLMKSYEKISQIMIEK, translated from the coding sequence ATGAAAATAGCACTAATCGGAGTAGGAAACTTAGGGCTTTCGATAGCCAAAGGACTGGTAGATCAAACCAATTTTGATGTAGAACAATTGGTACTTACCAAGCGAAACGTATCCAATTTGGATGGATGGAAGAAACACCCACATGTATTGGTGACACCATCTAACATAGACGCTGTGCGTGCTTCGGATATCATCATTCTATGTGTACAGCCGAGCCAGATCAATACAATTTTGAATGAAATCAAGGATGAGCTGGATGAAAAGAGACATTTGTTGATCTCAACCATTACTGGACGCAAGATTCAAGATATCGCAGATGTGATAGGTAAAAAGGTGGCGATCATTAGAAGTATGCCCAATACAGCCATATCAGTCCGTGAATCCATGACTTGCCTCTCTACCAACGCCAATGGCAAAGCGAAGATTGGATTGGCAGAAGAGATATTCAATGCGATGGGTGAAACCATGGTGATCGATGAAAACAAAATGCAAGCAGCAACTGTCGTCTGTGCTAGTGGGATTGCCTTTTGGATGAGACTCATCAGGGCGACCACACAAGGTGCAATTCAGCTTGGTTTCGATGCGCCTGATGCCAAAGAAATGGCGACTCAGGCCTGTCTGGGTGCAGCGACACTCTTACTAGAGTCAGGCAATCACCCAGAGGAAGAAATAGACAGGGTGACTACCCCGATGGGCTGTACCATCTCTGGATTGAACGAAATGGAGCACGAAGGGATGAGTTCTGCACTCATCAAAGGATTGATGAAATCCTATGAAAAAATATCTCAAATAATGATTGAAAAGTAA
- a CDS encoding aspartate aminotransferase family protein codes for MKNYKVYPLFDITIEKGEGNYVYDTAGERYLDFYGGHAVISIGHSHPTYVTSITEQVNKIGFYSNSVQIPQQEELAEKLGVLSGYEDYDLFLCNSGAEANENALKLASFQNGRNKIVAFKNGFHGRTSLAVAATDNPKIQAAVNATDNIQLFELGDLEGVKAALATKEVACVIIEGIQGVGGINDPGAAFLEGLQKACKETGTIFILDEVQSGYGRTGKFFAHQYADVKPDLITIAKGMGNGFPIGGVIISPDFEASFGQLGTTFGGNHLACAAGLAVLDVMKAENLMNNSQQIGDYIISQLKDIKSIKEIRGKGLLLGLEFEDSVKELRGELLKKYKIFTGAATNPKVLRLLPPMTITKTEADIFINALTDLL; via the coding sequence ATGAAGAATTACAAGGTTTATCCTTTATTTGATATTACAATTGAGAAGGGCGAGGGCAATTATGTCTATGACACGGCTGGTGAGAGATACCTCGACTTTTATGGAGGGCATGCTGTCATTTCGATTGGACACTCTCATCCAACTTATGTAACCTCTATCACTGAGCAAGTCAACAAAATCGGTTTTTATTCCAACTCAGTTCAGATCCCTCAACAAGAAGAACTAGCTGAAAAACTGGGTGTATTGAGTGGGTATGAAGATTATGATTTGTTTTTGTGTAATTCAGGAGCGGAAGCCAATGAGAATGCACTGAAATTAGCCTCCTTCCAAAATGGAAGAAACAAAATAGTGGCTTTCAAAAACGGATTTCACGGGAGAACATCTCTAGCAGTAGCAGCCACTGATAATCCTAAAATCCAAGCAGCTGTCAATGCGACAGACAATATTCAGTTGTTTGAATTGGGAGACTTGGAAGGAGTCAAAGCAGCTCTAGCAACCAAAGAGGTGGCTTGTGTGATCATAGAAGGGATACAAGGTGTAGGAGGAATCAATGATCCAGGAGCAGCCTTTCTTGAAGGCCTACAGAAGGCTTGTAAAGAGACCGGAACGATATTTATCTTGGACGAAGTGCAGTCTGGTTATGGCCGTACAGGTAAGTTTTTTGCACATCAGTATGCTGATGTTAAGCCTGATTTGATCACGATTGCCAAAGGTATGGGCAATGGGTTTCCGATAGGAGGTGTCATTATCTCACCTGATTTCGAAGCGAGTTTTGGACAGTTGGGTACTACCTTTGGAGGCAATCACTTGGCTTGTGCTGCGGGTTTGGCAGTATTAGACGTGATGAAGGCTGAAAATCTGATGAATAACTCTCAACAGATCGGTGATTACATCATCTCACAGCTGAAAGATATCAAAAGTATCAAAGAAATAAGAGGCAAAGGTTTGTTGCTAGGATTGGAGTTTGAAGATTCAGTTAAAGAGTTGCGTGGGGAGTTGTTGAAAAAATATAAGATATTTACAGGTGCAGCTACAAACCCTAAGGTACTGAGATTGTTGCCGCCCATGACCATCACTAAAACTGAAGCTGATATTTTCATTAACGCATTAACAGATTTGCTATGA
- a CDS encoding N-acetylornithine carbamoyltransferase — MTNFCSIKDVEDPAGWIKEAIELKEKIEKDGPFARSGKSICLLFFNPSLRTRLSMQKAAYNLGIESFVFNLNSEGWQLEFGDGVVMNGNTSEHIIEAAGVMSSYFDAIAVRAFATLTHKQDDYQEKILSQFVKYCSVPVINMESATSHPLQSFADMITIEQFKKVAKPKVVLSWAPHPKALPQAVANSFLHWSNRMDYELVLTHPKGYELDPAIVGNARVEYDQNKAFSGADFIYAKNWSAFNDEVYGQVVSKDESWTITPEKMALTNQAKFMHCLPIRRNVIAMDAVLDGPDSIVITQAGHRITSAQMVLKQLLNIK, encoded by the coding sequence ATGACCAACTTTTGCTCCATCAAAGATGTCGAAGATCCCGCAGGGTGGATCAAAGAAGCTATCGAGCTAAAAGAAAAAATTGAAAAAGATGGACCCTTCGCGAGAAGTGGAAAGTCTATTTGTCTCTTGTTTTTCAATCCTAGTCTTAGGACGAGGTTGAGTATGCAGAAGGCTGCATACAACCTAGGGATTGAATCCTTTGTGTTCAACTTGAACTCAGAGGGATGGCAACTGGAGTTTGGAGATGGAGTGGTGATGAATGGCAATACCAGTGAGCATATCATCGAAGCGGCTGGAGTTATGAGTAGTTATTTTGATGCGATTGCAGTCAGAGCTTTTGCTACTTTGACACACAAGCAGGATGATTATCAAGAGAAAATTTTGAGTCAGTTTGTGAAGTATTGCTCTGTCCCTGTGATCAATATGGAGTCTGCGACTTCACATCCTTTGCAGTCATTTGCCGACATGATTACCATAGAGCAGTTCAAAAAAGTAGCCAAGCCTAAGGTGGTTTTGTCGTGGGCACCACACCCTAAGGCATTGCCACAGGCGGTAGCTAACTCGTTTCTGCATTGGAGCAATCGAATGGATTATGAGCTGGTTTTGACGCATCCAAAAGGCTATGAATTAGACCCAGCAATCGTCGGAAATGCAAGGGTAGAATATGATCAAAACAAGGCTTTTTCTGGCGCTGATTTTATCTATGCCAAAAACTGGTCTGCCTTCAATGATGAGGTCTATGGTCAGGTTGTTTCCAAAGACGAAAGCTGGACTATTACACCCGAAAAAATGGCACTGACCAATCAGGCAAAGTTCATGCATTGTCTTCCAATCCGAAGAAACGTGATTGCTATGGATGCAGTCTTGGACGGACCAGATTCGATCGTGATTACCCAAGCAGGTCATCGCATCACCTCGGCACAAATGGTGCTCAAGCAATTGTTGAATATCAAATAA